GATATCGCCGCCTTTTTCGCCCGCGCCGGCCGCACCATGTCGGAGAACAACCGCCGGCAGGCATACATCCCCGCCGGCGCCATCCCCATCCGCAACCCGGTGGGCACTGCGCCGGCCTTCATCGTCGAGACCCCCTCCTCGACCATTATCTGCCTGCCGGGAGTCCCTCGCGAGATGGAATACCTGATGCAGAACGCGGTCCTGCCGTATGTGCGCCGGCGGTGGGGCGCTCTGCAAAGCATGACGACCCGCACCCTGCACACCTGCAGTGTGGGGGAGAGCACCATTGACAGCCTGATCGGGGATCTCGAATCGCTTGGGAACCCTTCGGTGGGGCTGGCGGCGCATGCCGGGCGTACCGATATCCGCATCACGGCGCGAGCGGCGACGCTTGAAGAGGCCCAGCGTATGGTGGCAGAGGTGGAACAGGAACTGCGCCGGCGGCTGGGCGACATTATCTTCGGCGCGGATGGGGAGACGCTGGAGGGCATTATTGCCCGGGGGTTGGCCGCGAGCGGTCAGTCGCTGGCGGTGCTGGAGACCAATACCGCCGGCGCGGTGGCCGAGCGCATCCGCCGGGCGCTGGCTGAGCTGGGTCAGGAGAGGCTGTTGCGGGCCTCGCGCGTGGAACCGCCCATCCCGGCCGACGTGCCGGCGGAAAGGCTCCTCTCGCGCGCACGGGATTTTGCCGAGGAGGCCGGCGCGGACATTGCGGTGTGCGTGTTCGGAAGCGGGGAGCCAGGGCAGGGGATTCACGGCCGCGAGCCGGGACGCACCTTTATCGTCCTGCGCACCCCGGAACATCAGACAGTACTGCCGTTCCGCTACGGCGGCATGGATCCGCATACCCAGGGATGGATCACCACCCGCGCGCTGGACTGCCTGCGCAGAGCACTGTTGGGACTGCCGCTGAAAGAGCTGTAGCCCGTTCATTCCCCTTCGCTGGGGGGATTCTGCTCCACCTCTTCCAGCGCGGCGGAGATAAGGATGGGGATGGAGCTCTCGTCGGAAGGCACCCATTTCTCGCCCATCCACTGCCAGCCGACCAGGAATTCGATGTTGCCGGCCGGCCCGCGGATGGGCGATGGGATGAGGCCGAACGGCATCAGGCCCATTGCCAGCGCGCCGCGCAGGACCTTTTCCAGGACGGCGCAATGCACCGCCGGCTCCCGCACCACACCCCCCTTGCCGACCTGCTCCCGGCCGGCCTCGAACTGCGGCTTGATAAGCGCCACAATGATGCCCTCCGGCCGGAGCAGGCGCACCGCCGCCGGCAGGATCAGGAGCAGAGAGATGAACGAGACATCTATAGTGACGATGTCCACTTCTTCCGGCAGTCGTTCCAAATAGCGAGCGTTGACCCGCTCCATGACCACGACGCGTGGGTCCTGCCGCAGGGACCAGGCGAGCTGGCCGTAGCCCACATCAATGGCGTACACCTTCCGCGCCCCGCGCTGTAGGAGGCAGTCCGTGAAGCCGCCGGTGGAGGCGCCGATGTCGGCGGCGACCCAGCCGGCGACATCCATACCGAACCGCTCCAGCGCGGCCTCCAGTTTATATCCGCCTCGGCTGACATAGCGCATCTGGCCGGTCAGGCGGATGTCCGCGTCCACGGGAACGGCGGTGCCAGGCTTCTGGATGGGCTGGTCGTTGACCAGCACCTGGCCGGCCATAATGAGCCGGCGGGCCTTCTCGCGCGTTTCCGCCAGGCCGCGCTCCACCAGCAGGATATCTAACCGCTGTCGTTCTGTCCTGGGCATATGATCCTTGCGCTGGGTTGGTATTTGGCCGGCATTGTAGCACAGTCCTGGCGGTCAGCAAAAGCCGGAGGGCATGGGTTGTTGCGGGCGGCGGGGGAGTGTGTTATAATGGGACAGGTGAAGTTTCCATAACTCGGGCATCAGTCGGGCAGTGTCCGGCAGGAGGTACGGGCATGAAGGTGCAGGCGGAGGCGCGGGCAGTGCCCCGCACGGTGGCGGAGCTGTTGCGGCGGGCGAGGCTGGGCGCCGGCGTGGAGGTGGAGGAATGCGCCGGCCTGCTGGGCGTGTCCCCCGAAGAGTACCTGGCCTATGAGTCGGGCGAGAAGGAAGTCAGCCTGCCGCAGTTGGAGCTGTTGAGCCGGCATTTCGATGTCCCGGTCACCTATTTCTGGCATGAGCCGCAGGCGGAGCATCAGGAAGTGGCGTCGCTTCCCCCGCAGATGTTCCTGGCTGTCCGCCGGCGTATGATCGGCGTGCTCCTGCGGCAGGCGCGGCTGGCCGCCAGCCAGAGCCTGAGCGAGTGCGCGCGGGTGCTGGGGGTGGATTCCGAGACCATTGCCAGCTATGAGTACGGCAAGGAGGATATTCCCTTTTCCCACCTGCGCCGGCTGGCTGACTTCCTGCATGTGCCCCTGACCTATTTCACTGATGAGAGCCTGCTCTCACACTCGGAGAAGGAGCGGCAGATGCTGGAACTGCTGGAGCAGATGCCGGCAGATGTGCGGGAGTTTGTCCTGAAGCCGGCCAACGTGCTGTATCTCCGGCTGGCCATGCTGTTGAGCGAACTTTCCGTGGATACCCTGCGGCGGCTGGGCGAGGGCCTGCTGGATATCACGCTGTAGCCGGCCATGGGCTGGATCGGCAGGCCACTGGTCGGGTGGTGAGATAGGAGCATACCATCTTGACAGCGCCATTCCTGCTCCCTGAACAATCATCCCGTTTTCTGACCCTCCCCGGGCTGAGCGACCTCCTGCTTTCGCGGGATGTGAACCTGATTGCGCCGGGGCTGCTGGATCGCGTCATCTTGGAGTGTCAGGCCGGCGTGGGCGCGCTTCTCTTTGTGGGACAGCCGGGCAAAGCGCCGGTGCGCATCCGTCACGGGGATTGGTCCGAGCCGGCCCTGCGCCAGCTCAGCCGCTGGGAACAGGCGGTGCTTGGAGAACTGCAACAGCGGCGCATGTATGCGGTCACCGTGCCGGCGCCCTCGGAAGCGCGCCTCAGCGATGGGGCGATCATCCTGCTGGTAAATGTGCCCCTGCTGGCCGGCGCGGAAGTGGTGGGCACGCTGACCGTTGGATTTACCTCGGAATTCCCCGTTCCCCCCGATTACCGGGCCATGCTGCGGAACGCCGCGGCCAATGTGGGCATGCTCTTGCGCCTGGTACATGATCTGAGCGTCAGCCGGGACAAACTGACGCAGTTGGAACTGTTCTTCCAGATCGGCCAGCGTATGGTTTCCACCCTGGACCTGAACCGCTTGTTGGTGGACACGGTTGGCATTGCCGCCAGCATCGTCAACGCCAGCGCCGCGTCGCTGATGCTGGTGGATGAGGAGCGGCAGGAGCTAGTCTTTGAGATCGCGCTGGGGGAGAAGGGCGCGGTCTTACAACACACCCGCATTCCCCTGGGTGAAGGGATTGCCGGCTGGGTGGCCACCCACGGCAAGCCCCTCATCGTGAACGATGTGGCGCGCGATCCCCGCTTCTCCCGCCAAATTGATGCACGCACGGGATTTCTGACCCAATCGGTGCTCTGCGCACCCCTGCAGATCAAGGGCAAAACCATCGGGGTGTTGGAGGTGCTGAACAAGTATTCGGGCGAGGGATTTGATGAGGAGGATGAGGCCCTGCTGATGACCATCGCCGGCCAGGCCGCCATCGCCATCGAGAATGCCCGCCTGTATCAATCCCTGCGGGAGGAGCGCGATAAGATCATCACCGCGCAGGAAGATGTGCGCAAGGAACTGGCACGCAACCTGCATGACGGCATTGCCGCCCAACTGACCGCCATCACCTGGAACATAGACCACATCGAGCGGCTCATGGAGAAAAAGCCGGAGGATGTGCCGGCCGAGCTGGAATCGGTGCGGCAGTTGGCCCGCCAGGCCTCCCGGCAGGTGCGTCTCCTGCTGTTCGAACTGCGCCCGGTCATTCTCGAGACCCGGGGCCTGCTGGCGGCTCTCCAGTCCTATGTCGAGCAGTTGTCTGCGGACAAGACCTTGCAGGTGCATCTGGAGGCTCAGCCGTATTCCGGCCGGATCAAGCCTAAGGTGGAGGGCACGATTTTCTCCATCATTCAGGAGGCGGTCAATAATGCTCGCCGGCACGGCCAGCCGCAGAACATCTGGCTGAGGCTTTTTGTGGACGAGCACCACCTGCATGCGGAGGTGGAGGACGACGGGTTGGGCTTCAACCGCCAGGAGGTGGAGCGCAATTACGACACGCGCGGCAGTCTCGGCCTGCTGAACATGCGCGAGCGGGCGGCGCTTCTGGACGGCACCTTGATGATTTATTCGCTGAGCGAAGGGCGGGAGCGGGGGACGCTGGTAACGCTCGACGTGCCACTGCGGCCGGATATTTGGGAAACACCGCCGCCGGCGGCAGTTGGGCCGGCCGAAAGGGAGGAAATAGGACAGAATGAGTGAGGGGATTCTGCCTGCCGCTGACATCGAGGCGTGGAAGTCCGCCGGCGTGGATGCGTTCCGCCGTGGGGATTACCAGGCGGCGGAGGAAGCGTTCCAGCAGGCGCTGGCGCAGTGCGAGCGCACGGGGGATGAAGCAGGGCAGGCCGAGATGCGGGTGAACCTCGGCGTGCTGGCCATCCAGCGTGGGGATTACGCCAGTGCCGAGCGCCTGCTTCAGGAGGCGCTGGAGGCATTCCGCCGGCTGGGCCGGCGCTCCGAGGAAGCCCAGGTGCTGGGCAATCTGGGGACGCTGTACGAGCGCCGCGGCCAGGCTGGGCGCGCCTCGGAATATTACCGGCAGGCAGTGACGATATTCGAGGAATTGGGCGAGCGGGAGAACGCCCAGGCCACGCTGGCGGCGCTGACGCGCCTGCAGGTGACCCATCGGAAGTGGTTGGAATCGCTGTTCACCTATGAGCGCATGCTGGCCGCCGGCCAAAAGCTGACGTTCAAGCAGAGGCTGTTTCACTGGCTGTTCCGCCTCATGAGCCGGCTGATGAGGTTGTGAAACATTCCTGAAACCCAAAAAGAGGAGGCCATCATGGGCCTCCTCTTTTTGCTTCCGGCGAGAGTTATTCGTTCTCCGCCTTCTCTTTGGCGGCCTGCTCGATGATCTTCTGGGCGATATGGCTGGGCACGATGTCGTAGTGCGAGAATTCCATGGTGAACAGACCGCGTCCCTGGGTCAGGCCGCGCAGGTCAATGGCGTAGCGGAGCATCTCCGCCAGCGGCACCAGGGCAGTGACGGTGGCCCTGCCCTTCTCCTGGTGCATGCCCTGGACGCGGCCGCGCCGTGTGTTGAAATCGCTGATGACGTCGCCCATGTATTCCTCGGGCACGGTGACTTTTACCAGCATGATAGGTTCCAGGAGTACGGGGCCGGCCTCGGGAATGCCCTTCTTAAACGCCAGGTGTGCGGCGAGCTTGAAGGCCAATTCCGAGGAGTCCACCGGGTGATAGGAGCCGTCGTAGAGCACCGCCCGGAAGTCCACGGTGGGGTAGCCGGCCAGCACGCCGTGCTCCATAATCTCGCGCAGGCCTTTTTCCACGGCCGGGATATAGTTCTTGGGGACGGCGCCGCCGAAGATCTCATCGGCGAACTCGAAGCCGGCGCCGCGCTCCAACGGCTCGAAGCGGATGAAAACATCGCCGAACTGGCCGCGGCCGCCGGTCTGCTTCTTATGCCGGCCCTGGGCGGACGCGACCTTGGTGATGGTCTCGCGGTAGGGCACTTTGGGCACGTCGGTGACCAGCTCCAGGCCGAATTTGGCCTGCAGTTTGCGGACGGCGATATCAATGTGGGTATCCCCCATGCCGGACATAATGGTCTCGCCGGTGCCCGGCTCGCGCTCGACCTTCAGTGTCGGGTCTTCTTCCAGCAGTCGGGCCAGGGCGCTGGACATTTTGTCCAGGTCCGCCTTGGTCTTGGGGAAGATGGCCACGCTGTAGACCGGGTTGGGGAACTTGATGGGCTCCACCGTGATGGGATCGTCCTTGCTGCACAGCGTTTCGCCGGTCGTGGTCTTGGACAGCTTGGCGACGGCGCCAATGTCGCCCGGCCCCACTTCGTCCGTGGGTATCTGTTCCTTGCCCCGCATGAAGAAGATGGTGCCGATGCGTTCCTCGCTCCCATCCGAGGCGTTGACCACGCGCGAATCACTGCGCATGGTGCCGGAGAGCACGCGGAAGTAGCTCAGCTTGCCGACGTAGGGGTCGGCGGTGGTCTTGAAGACGCGCGCCACTAACGGGCCGTTGGGGTCGGCGCGCAGTTCAACTTCCTCGCCGGTGTTGACTCGCTTGCCGGCGATGACGCGCTCCGCCGGCGAGGGCAGATAATCCACGAAAGCGTCCATCAGGGCGCGGATGCCGATGTTTTTCAGGGCGGAGCCGCAGAACACCCCCACCAGCTCGTTCTCGGCGATGCGCTTGCGCAGGCCCTTCACGATTTCCTCGAGGGTGAGCTCCTCGCCCTCCAGGTATTTCATGATAAGCTCGTCATCGCTCTCGGCGGCGGCTTCGACGATGGCCTGGCGGTACTCGTTGGCCTGCTCCTGCAGTTCGGCCGGCACCTCCGCCTCTTTGCCTTCCTCTCCCAGGTAGGCCTTCATCTTGATGACGTCCACCACGCCCTGGAAGGTTTCCTGACTGCCGATGGGGAGCTGGAAGGGGATGATGCGGGTTTCAAAGAGATCGGAGAGCTGGGAGACGACGCGCCCGAAGTTGGCGTTCTCGCGGTCCATCTTGTTGACGAAGACGACCCGCGGCAGGTTCGATTCGTCGAGGTAGGACCAGACGAGTTCGGTGCCGACTTCGATGCCGGCCACCGCGTCCACCACCACAATGGCGGTATCGGCGGCAGCAATGGCTCCTTTCACCTCGCCGACGAAGTCGAGATAGCCGGGCGCATCCAGGACGTTGATCTTGGCCTGCTGGTACTCGCAGGGCAGAACGGAGGTGTTGATGGAAATTTTGCGCCGGATTTCCTCCGGGTCAAAGTCGGAGACGGTATTGCCATCATCCACCAGGCCGCGGCGCTTGAGCGCGCCCGTGTTGAACAAGATTGCCTCGGCCAGGGTGGTTTTGCCGGAACTGCTGTGTCCCACGAGCACCACGTTGCGGATCTTATCAGGGCTATACGTTGACATCCATCCCTCCCGATGATAGCATTGGGTTGTCTCAAGCTGGTGAGGCCGCCGGCAAGCGGCCATAAAAATGGCGGCAGGCGATATCGGTCGTACAGTCTGCCGCACAACACACCCCTTGGGGTGAGTATGCGAATGGGAAAATCCCATATTCTATATTGTAATCGAATATGCCCTGATTAGCAAAAACCGGGGGCTGAAGTTTCAGAAAAGTGTGTGGGGTGATGGCGCATGGCAGGATTACCGGAGGAGTGGTCTCGCCCGGGCATATATATCCTGTGGCTGTATCTCCCCGCCGGCAGGGTGATGAACATCGGGCAGTTGGGGATGTTTCCCCTGCCGGCCGGCTATTACGCGTATGTCGGGAGCGCCAGGGGCGCCGGCGGCGTGCGGGCGCGTGTGGAGCGGCATTTGCGGCTGGAGAAACGCACGCGCTGGCACATTGACTATCTCCTGCCGGCCGCAGTGGTGCAGGCGGTATGGGCGGGGTTCGATGCCCGGCAGGGGGAATGTGAATGGGCGGAGCGGCTGGTACGGCGAGGCGGTGCCCGCAGGATCGTGCCCGGCTTCGGCGCTTCGGACTGCCGCTGTGCCGGCCATCTGCTCTACTGGCGCAGGCTCCCGAATAGAAGCGCGCTGGAGGCGGTGCTCCAGCCGGTGGAGACCTGGCTCCCTGGCGGGACGGGCGTCAGCGCCGGCGCTGGATCAGGTTGGCCAGGTCGAGGATGAGCACCACGCGGCCGTCTCCTAAAATGGTCGCGCCGGCCAGGCCCGGCACAGACCGCAGAATACCCTTGAGCGGCTTGACCACGATCTCGTCCTTCCCCAGCACACGATCTACCAGCACGCCGACTTCCTGCCGGCCGCGCCCTGTCAGTATCACATAGGCGCGGCCGTTGGTACTGCCGTTCGCCGGGCCGGCCGGGGAAAAGGTTCCCAGCAGTTCGGGCAGGGACAGCAGTGGGATGGTGCGCTCCAGGTTCAGCACGCGCTTGTTCCCCAGGAAACCGATGCGCTCATGTCCTACCTCGACCAGGCGGTTGATATAGTTCAGGGGGATGGCATACTGGTCGGGGCCGGCCTGGACCAGCAGTGCCTCGGTCAGGGCGATGGTGATGGGCAGGCGCAGGCGGAATGTGGTGCCTTTGCCGGGGCGCGAGAGGATTTCCAGCTCGCCGCGCAGTTCATCCATGGCCTGCTTGACCACCGACATGCCGACCCCGCGGCCCGAGACTTGGGTCACGGAGGCGTTGGTCGAGAAGCGCGGGTCGCAGATGAGCAGGAACACCTGCTCGTCGGTCATCTCGTGCAGTTGCTCGGGGGTGATGATGCCGCGGGCGACCGCGGTCTGCTCAATGATTTCCCGGTTCAGCCCTCGCCCGTCGTCGGAGACCTCGATCACCGCCATATCCTGCTCGGGACGCGCCGACAAGCGGATCAGCCCTTCGGCCGGCTTGCCGGCCGCCAGCCTCTCCGCCGGCGGCTCCAGCCCATGGTCCACCGCGTTGCGCAGGAGATGCAGTAATGGGTCGCTCAGGCGCTCTACCACCGCCCGGTCCAGCTCCATGTCCCGCCCTTCGATAATGAAGCGCGCTTCTTTCCCCTGCTGTTTGAGGAGGTCCCGCACCATGCGCGGGAAGCGGTCGAAAATCTGGCCGATAGGCACCAGGCGCGAGGCCAGCACCGCATCGCGCAGTTCGTTCAGCAGGCGGGTTTGATCCTCGAGCGCTTCCATCAGGGCAGGGGTGGGGTTTTGCTCGGCGGCCTGCCACAGACGACTGCGGCTGATGACCAGCTCACCCACCAGGTTCAGCAGGTGGTCCAGGTGCTGGAGCCGGATGCGCACCATGCCGGCGCCGGCCGCCTCAGCCGGCGGGGCCCCGGGCGCCGAGGGGACCGGGGCTTCGGCGGCTGTCGAGCGTGCGGGTTCGCCGGCGGGTTCCGCTGTCTCTACGGTGGAATGGGCTTCCACGTGCACGACATCCGGGGCGGCGCGGAGCACCTCAACGATTTGTTCGGCCGGCAGTTCTGTCAGTAGGAAGACAACCAGTTCCGTGCCCCAATCTATGCGAGTGAGGTCATCGGCATGCGGCATGGAATCCACGACCCGGCCGAGTTCCTCCAACTGGCGGAGCAGGGAGTATGCCCGAGCGCCCTTCAGGGAGGAGTTGGCGTCTAGGAAGATTTTCAGGCGGATGAGCCCGGCAGGGCCTGCCGGGGCGCCAGGCAGGCCGGCGGTCGGTGCGGCGGGGGCCGCCGGGCCGGCTTCCTGGGGCTGGCCGCGGGTGAGGAAGGAGCGCAAACGTTCCACCCAGCCTTCCGCATCAATGGAGGGGGGCTGGTCGCCGGCGATATCGTTCAGCAGGGTCTGCAGAGCGTCGGCCGCCCCAAAGGCCAGGTCGAACCAGGCTGGGGAAGGCAACAGCCGGCGCTGTCGGACAGCATCCAGCAGATCCTCCAGTGCATGGGCCAGGCCGGCCATCTGCTCATAGCCCATGGTGCTGGCCATGCCCTTGAGGGTATGGGCGGCCCGGAACACGCTGTTCATGGCCTCCTCATCGTCAGGCCGCTGTTCCAGCGCCAGCAGGTGCTGGTTCATGGCCTGCAGGTGCTCCTGGGACTCGCTGAGAAACAGGTCTTTATATTCGCTCATGTCTATCATGGCAGACGCTCTCGCAGACGCATGGTCTGGACGGCTTTCACGATTTCCTCCGGTATGGAGGGCAGGGGGACGATAAGGTCTACACAGCCGGTGGCGACAGCGGCTTTGGGCATGCCGTAGATGACGCTGGTCTCCTCATCCTGGGCGATGACCCAGCCGCCGCGTGCTTTGACGGCCTGTACCCCCTCGGCGCCATCGGTGCCCATGCCGGTCATCACGACCGCCACTATCCGCTCCACCTCTTGCTCTACCAGCGAATGGAAGAGCACGTTGGCCGCCGGCCGCAGGCCGTTGACGGGCGGCGACTCGTCGAGGTGCAGGAAGAGGGGGCCGCCCGGGAAGGAGCGCCTGACGGTCAGGTGAAAGCCGCCGGCCGCCACGTAGGCTCTGCCGGCCTGTACCGGGTCGCCCTCCGCAGCTTCCTTTACGGGGAACTGCCCCTTGCGGTTGAGCCGGTCCGCGAAAGAGGCGGTGAAGCCCGGCGGCATGTGCTGGACGATAAGGACGCACGCCGGCAGGTCGGCCGGCAGAGCCGCGATGACCCGGTCCAGGCTCTGCGGCCCGCCCGTGGAGGCGGCAACAGCCACCACGATGGGGTCAGTAGGGTGCAAGAGATGAGCGGTGGGCGGACGGGGGCGCACTAACGTCTGAGTGGTGGGTCTGGCCCGGGCGGTCAGGGACTGGGTGGCCGGCCGTGCTGGAACGCCCGGAGCGGTCTCCGGGCCGGCGGTGCCAGGGCGAGAATCGGCGGCGGCGCGGATTTTCGCGGTCAGCTCCTTGCGCAGAGCGTTCAGGTCGGCGCTCAGGAAATTGGCCGGCTTCAGGAAAATATCGACGACCCCCTGCCGGCGCAGGGCGTTCGCCTGGTGAGGCTCGACAGCGGTCATCATGGCGATGATAGGGATGTGGAGATACTGCACACTGCGCAGTGGCGCAAGCGACGACACGTCAGAGGGATCAATGCCCCAGATAAGCACCTCCGGACGGTGCTGGTGAATGGCCGGCAGGGCATTTTCCGGGTCGGTCAATGCCAGGACGCGCACCTCTTCGCTCTGTGAGAGCAGGCCGGCGAGCACACGCCGCCATGCGGAGGAGCGGTCTATGATAAGCAGCCGGATCGGTTGGCGGACAAGGCGCGCAGATGTGCCCATCTTCCTGGTCTCGCGTTCATGTATCGCTGTGTTCCCCGCCCTTCTGGGATAACCGCATCACATGGCGGAGGGTGGCCAGCACTTTATCGGGTAAAAAAGGCTTGACGATGAAATCGAGCGCGCCGGCGGAAAGTGCTTCAATGATGACCTTTTCCTGACCGAGCGCACTGCACATGACGATCCTGGCATCAGGGTGTTCCTGTTTGATCTGGCGCACGGCCTCGATGCCGTCCATCTCCGGCATCATGATGTCCATCAATACCACGTCCGGCTGGAGCCGGCGATATTCCTGGACGGCTTCCTTGCCGTTGGAGGCCTCGCCCACGACTTCAAACTCGCTGGGACGAAGTATCTGGGCGATGGCCCGGCGGACGAACACCGCGTCATCCACCACCAGGGTGCGAAATCGGCTCATGGCGCGCTCCCTCTGTCATGACTCATCTTGTGGGGCGGGTGTGGTATGCAGTGTTTCCAGCTCCTCCAGTTCCGCGAGGGTCAGCACCCGTGCCAGGTCCAGCAGGATGAGCGTTGTGCCTTCCTGGTGGATGATGCCGGCGAGGAACACCCCATTGATATCGGCGATCATGGGAGGGGGTGGTTCGATCTCCGCGAGCGCAAAGCGTTCGATGCCGATGACATCATCCACGATCATGCCGACCTTCTGGCCGGCGGCCTCCACGATGATGATGCGCGCCCGTTCGTGATTCGATACCCCAGGGCCGACCTTCAGGCGCTTCTGCAGGTCCAGCACTGGGATGATATCGCCGTGCACATTGGTCACGCCTTCAAGGAAGGGGGGCGCGTTGGGCACGCGGGTGGCCGGCCGGTATCTTTCGATGCGCAGGACCTGTTCAATGGGGACGCCGAAACTGGTGTCCGCCAGCTTAAAGGTGATGAATTGGGCCAGTTCTTCGGACCAGTGTTCTGCGGTGGACATGGGCATTACTCCTACGACGATGCCGGCGGGCGGGATGGCACTGCGCCTCCCACCTTGCGGTAGATGTGTTCACGCAGGTTGACGGCCTTGAAGCAGGCCGCCTGCGGCCCCAGCATGATCTCCGTCTTGCCGGTGACCAGCACTCCGCCGTCCCTCAGGGCGCGGTGGAACATGGTAAAGATGTAGTCATGCTGTTCGCGGGTGAAATAAATCAGCACATTGCGGCACAAGATCACATCCATGTTGGACGGGTAGGAATCGCCGAGCAGATCATGGCGCTGGAAGGTGACCAGCGATTTGACCTCGGGCACGAGATGATAGCGGCTGTTGTGTGTGGCGAAATAGGGCGATAGTTCCTGCGCGGGGACTTCCCGGAAGCTGAAGGCATCGTACACGCCGGCGCGCGCCTTCGCCAGCGCCTTCTCGTCCAGGTCTGTGGCAAGGAGGGTGATGTCCCAGTGCGGCAGGCCGGTTCCCAGCAGTTGATGCAGGAGGATGGCGAGGGAGTATGGTTCCTCGCCGGTGGCACAGCCGGCGCTCCACAGCCGGAGCTGACGCCGGCCGGGATGGTCGCGCTCCCGGATCAGCGGAGCAAGGACCTCTTTCCGCAGAGCCTCGAAGACGCTCTGGTCCCGGAAGAAGTAGGTCAGATTGATGGTGAGGTTGTCCAGGAGGGCATCGAGCTCCTCGGGATGTTTTTTCAGGATGTACAGGTAGGATCGGTAGTCGGAGACGTGATGGACGCGCATGCGGGAGGCGAGCCGGCGCTCCAGGAAGTTGGTCTTGTATTTGCGGCAGTCAATGCCGCGTTCCTGGGCAATGTAGCGGAGGAGCAGCTCCAGTTCGGGGGAAGTGCG
This genomic interval from Anaerolineae bacterium contains the following:
- a CDS encoding response regulator, whose amino-acid sequence is MSRFRTLVVDDAVFVRRAIAQILRPSEFEVVGEASNGKEAVQEYRRLQPDVVLMDIMMPEMDGIEAVRQIKQEHPDARIVMCSALGQEKVIIEALSAGALDFIVKPFLPDKVLATLRHVMRLSQKGGEHSDT
- a CDS encoding chemotaxis protein CheW, which encodes MSTAEHWSEELAQFITFKLADTSFGVPIEQVLRIERYRPATRVPNAPPFLEGVTNVHGDIIPVLDLQKRLKVGPGVSNHERARIIIVEAAGQKVGMIVDDVIGIERFALAEIEPPPPMIADINGVFLAGIIHQEGTTLILLDLARVLTLAELEELETLHTTPAPQDES
- a CDS encoding protein-glutamate O-methyltransferase CheR — protein: MEERTSPELELLLRYIAQERGIDCRKYKTNFLERRLASRMRVHHVSDYRSYLYILKKHPEELDALLDNLTINLTYFFRDQSVFEALRKEVLAPLIRERDHPGRRQLRLWSAGCATGEEPYSLAILLHQLLGTGLPHWDITLLATDLDEKALAKARAGVYDAFSFREVPAQELSPYFATHNSRYHLVPEVKSLVTFQRHDLLGDSYPSNMDVILCRNVLIYFTREQHDYIFTMFHRALRDGGVLVTGKTEIMLGPQAACFKAVNLREHIYRKVGGAVPSRPPASS
- a CDS encoding chemotaxis protein CheA; the encoded protein is MSEYKDLFLSESQEHLQAMNQHLLALEQRPDDEEAMNSVFRAAHTLKGMASTMGYEQMAGLAHALEDLLDAVRQRRLLPSPAWFDLAFGAADALQTLLNDIAGDQPPSIDAEGWVERLRSFLTRGQPQEAGPAAPAAPTAGLPGAPAGPAGLIRLKIFLDANSSLKGARAYSLLRQLEELGRVVDSMPHADDLTRIDWGTELVVFLLTELPAEQIVEVLRAAPDVVHVEAHSTVETAEPAGEPARSTAAEAPVPSAPGAPPAEAAGAGMVRIRLQHLDHLLNLVGELVISRSRLWQAAEQNPTPALMEALEDQTRLLNELRDAVLASRLVPIGQIFDRFPRMVRDLLKQQGKEARFIIEGRDMELDRAVVERLSDPLLHLLRNAVDHGLEPPAERLAAGKPAEGLIRLSARPEQDMAVIEVSDDGRGLNREIIEQTAVARGIITPEQLHEMTDEQVFLLICDPRFSTNASVTQVSGRGVGMSVVKQAMDELRGELEILSRPGKGTTFRLRLPITIALTEALLVQAGPDQYAIPLNYINRLVEVGHERIGFLGNKRVLNLERTIPLLSLPELLGTFSPAGPANGSTNGRAYVILTGRGRQEVGVLVDRVLGKDEIVVKPLKGILRSVPGLAGATILGDGRVVLILDLANLIQRRR